From Magnetococcus sp. PR-3, the proteins below share one genomic window:
- a CDS encoding TolC family protein: protein MNRLIVLLLFFGVFLVTPKQGFTQSLPSALNQLLASHPLIEAAQADVMAADYGIDSAKAAWTPQVDLTAYTGRERHDRAYSTDFEDTTNKLSVSVTQLVWDFGATNAQIAVKSIDHQSSLAALEITRQDLILEGARSYLGLLRAKNLLLYAHRSTLNVKEQVELERKRMKSGRGSGADLLQAQAQLAGTLAREVRQQGELEQANNSYFELFSEPVDELKMLAEERFPELPENLDAALQLAADNSLQLKFSRHALNQRDKQVVEARASGFFPSFKLVTGYSASENPSGTVGSREEYLGTLEASYSFDLGLSAKSDLWKARSNRMAQEKRLDNVLKRVSREVKDAWSKYHTSSQNLVYLTEQLNRNVAFLELARKERELGTRSLLDLLSGETNLLNAESELYSARVEQQVAIFELLHAVGRLNLSAVMEAKSN, encoded by the coding sequence ATGAATCGTTTGATTGTTTTGCTGCTTTTTTTTGGAGTGTTTTTAGTTACTCCAAAACAGGGTTTTACACAGAGCTTGCCAAGTGCTCTTAATCAACTACTGGCGAGCCACCCGTTGATTGAAGCGGCACAGGCCGATGTGATGGCAGCCGATTATGGGATCGACAGTGCCAAAGCAGCTTGGACGCCCCAAGTTGATCTTACCGCTTATACAGGGAGAGAGCGGCATGATCGTGCTTACTCGACAGATTTTGAAGACACGACCAATAAGCTTTCGGTCTCAGTGACCCAACTGGTGTGGGATTTTGGTGCGACCAATGCTCAAATTGCAGTGAAATCCATTGATCATCAGAGTTCGTTGGCTGCTCTTGAGATCACCCGCCAGGACCTGATTTTGGAGGGGGCGCGCAGCTATCTGGGGTTGTTGCGGGCTAAGAATCTGCTGCTCTATGCCCATCGTTCTACGCTTAATGTCAAGGAGCAGGTAGAGCTTGAGCGCAAGCGGATGAAATCTGGTCGTGGTTCTGGGGCTGATTTGTTACAAGCTCAAGCGCAGTTGGCAGGCACTCTTGCTCGAGAAGTACGCCAACAAGGTGAGTTAGAACAGGCTAACAATAGCTATTTTGAACTATTTTCAGAACCTGTAGATGAGTTGAAAATGCTGGCAGAGGAGCGTTTTCCTGAATTGCCTGAAAATCTGGATGCTGCATTGCAGTTAGCTGCAGATAATAGTTTGCAGCTGAAATTTTCCCGCCATGCCTTAAATCAACGGGACAAGCAGGTGGTCGAGGCTAGGGCAAGTGGTTTTTTCCCCTCTTTTAAATTGGTAACAGGCTACAGCGCTTCAGAAAATCCATCAGGTACTGTGGGAAGTCGAGAGGAGTATTTAGGAACTTTGGAAGCAAGTTACTCTTTTGATCTTGGCTTAAGTGCCAAATCAGATTTGTGGAAGGCCCGCTCCAACCGCATGGCTCAAGAGAAACGATTAGATAATGTACTAAAACGGGTTTCTAGGGAGGTTAAGGATGCCTGGTCAAAATATCACACCAGCTCCCAAAATCTTGTCTATTTGACCGAGCAGCTAAACCGAAATGTGGCATTTTTGGAGCTGGCCCGCAAGGAGCGTGAGTTGGGAACCCGCTCCTTACTGGATCTTCTCAGTGGAGAGACCAATTTGCTTAATGCAGAAAGTGAACTCTATTCTGCCCGTGTTGAGCAGCAGGTGGCTATCTTTGAACTGTTGCACGCGGTGGGTAGGCTTAACCTCAGCGCAGTGATGGAAGCCAAGTCCAATTAA
- a CDS encoding tetratricopeptide repeat protein, with the protein MDNKHAGSTVPLTKKSAESKLHSTLQKIVEYLTQDALSEAEHVLNSVTADHIEHPDVLHLNGMLALKSQQPGKAVTWIEKALKHSPDEVLFHSNLAAANNQIQNWPKAIAAAQKALDLDSHHADAHYAMGLALHRQGQLTAAAASYRQGLLRKPARPSSLADLAADLMESNQLEEAIFFLQQVLTQQPDHLSAQINLAVAWQKKGQPSQACALLEQANQHHPNHQTIISNLSVLLLLQERFAEAAALLLQALLQNPNRVEWHFTLGLSLHRQGNMTDAITHYEHCIRLYPDHALAHYNRGLCQLTLGRLKEGFQGYEWRFQAGKVTPPKLQGELWSGKPDTQKVLLVYAEQGLGDTLQFVRFLPELQPLFKQVALVAPECLFPLFQRMQGIELIPQDHCAQYPCDVHTSLMSLPSRIPTLLEDFGNPPPYLSIPQQYVSSAIKSVQDSKGWKIGLVWRGSRHHEHDKKRSLKLQDLSPLFEITTLDFFSFQMDAQAWEWNSIKSGWRIKPMPLDDTDMARMAAGVMQMDLVITVDTAIAHLAGALGKPVWILLHTPPEWRWQQQLENSPWYPSARLFRQQQEGSWSEVIEEVSTTLTALRHNQISLNDFSAQHTTYVDTTPSDPVRVLQRKGEQAFAHKQWHEALNYYQQIHQYQPDHTQHIEMLATLCLKLKQFSQGLQYIQHGLSRDQTQEQLHHIQGIILAEQGNLRQALASFERALDIAPHFAEVHHNRGHALRRLKHTDAALQAYHSAATLDPESYTCLLHIGHLQMQRKQHEKAIAAYQGVLAFVPDHYTAHLNLALALKACKRYELAIHHAKTSCRLRPDQASPYINLGAIYNAQGRTEDAIQIYQKALYTDGGSAMAHVNLASTYLDQGNNQKAMQLLERATALDPNYAEAYLHRSFEHFRTRRWRNAFLDYEWRWQTNRLSQRRLGKPVWDGRAAPNQTLYVWVEQGMGDTFQFLRYLPLIRTMVGRIILSCQKPMVGLLRQMKALDTVIAIDEKPPAFDQHISLLSVPSRLLGLVDTPPTTIPYLAPSTERVRYWAQRLAAIDGFRIAVAWQGNPAFPNNENRSFPAAQLLPVANLPNVHLIAIQVGDEALAQLEHLPPNVPIIGLEPGLQDFADTAAVMMNVDLIITVDTALAHLAGALGRPLWLAVHDTADWRWVDGAEDNPWYPTLRIFKQSKPKVWQTVFLEIRRALLAHLKHAAPLLSSKPLELESNPTALDSMEDFIPRFLEAIQQLERFPDAEIEPMFTELCTYAPHYPPLLHLEGFSAWRQGVHDLAFEKLSLAVTLAPWCATYVSHRGLLAHELARAAQAEADLKQAIKLEPEEAEHHFNLGNFYKQNNQLDHAQQALNRALKKQPTHYKSIVNLGNILLQQNLAQEAVAHYSKAISLQPDTPSAHFNLSRAQLIQGHWQKGFAAYEWRWRMPNIGVRQLPWPHWDGTPDPDGHLYLHSEQGFGDLIHFIRFLPLVTRYFRLVSISVPVEILPLFATLPLQINWLEKDHTPEQATCFCSLLSLPFVLGLSDAQVEASWQGPYLSPPLSYSENKDLQGEQSLKKVGLCWRGKSTHSNDEKRSMPWDKLEPLFDQAGWQFHDLQWDAPNLAKPDEPGRHDRLIGHLPWTDFLQLAQAIDSLDLVISVDTATAHLAAAMGKPVWLLLAHHPDWRWALDHKTTHWYPTMRLFRQPQPGAWDSVIEAITDTLTTLGSDTL; encoded by the coding sequence ATGGACAACAAGCATGCCGGATCCACTGTTCCCCTCACCAAAAAGTCCGCAGAAAGTAAACTACACAGCACACTGCAGAAGATTGTGGAATACCTTACCCAAGATGCCTTGAGTGAAGCAGAGCACGTTTTAAATTCAGTTACGGCGGATCATATTGAGCACCCCGACGTGCTCCACTTAAATGGCATGCTTGCATTAAAAAGCCAACAACCGGGCAAAGCAGTAACGTGGATAGAAAAAGCGCTTAAACACTCTCCAGATGAAGTGCTGTTTCATAGTAATCTTGCCGCAGCAAACAACCAGATCCAAAACTGGCCCAAAGCTATAGCAGCCGCCCAAAAAGCTTTGGATTTAGATAGCCACCATGCCGATGCCCACTATGCAATGGGTTTAGCGCTGCATCGCCAAGGTCAGTTGACAGCAGCGGCTGCCAGCTATCGTCAGGGTTTATTACGTAAACCAGCCCGCCCATCATCCTTGGCAGACCTGGCTGCTGATTTGATGGAATCTAACCAACTAGAGGAGGCCATTTTTTTTCTTCAACAGGTCCTTACCCAGCAGCCTGATCATCTGAGCGCACAGATTAATCTGGCTGTGGCGTGGCAAAAAAAAGGGCAACCTTCCCAAGCTTGCGCTTTGCTGGAACAAGCCAATCAGCACCATCCCAATCACCAAACGATTATCTCTAACCTAAGCGTATTATTGCTCCTTCAAGAACGCTTTGCAGAGGCTGCGGCACTGCTTCTACAAGCACTTTTGCAGAACCCTAATAGGGTTGAGTGGCATTTCACCCTGGGCCTAAGCCTCCATCGTCAAGGCAACATGACAGATGCCATAACCCATTATGAACATTGCATACGCTTATACCCAGATCATGCTCTTGCCCACTACAACCGTGGACTCTGCCAACTGACATTGGGACGTTTGAAAGAAGGATTTCAAGGTTACGAGTGGCGTTTTCAGGCAGGCAAAGTCACCCCACCAAAATTGCAGGGAGAACTGTGGAGTGGAAAGCCAGATACGCAGAAGGTATTACTTGTTTATGCAGAGCAGGGCTTAGGGGATACACTTCAATTTGTTCGTTTTTTACCCGAACTTCAACCTCTGTTTAAGCAGGTGGCACTGGTTGCCCCTGAATGCCTTTTTCCCCTGTTCCAGAGGATGCAAGGGATTGAACTCATCCCACAGGATCACTGCGCCCAATACCCTTGTGATGTTCATACATCACTCATGAGCCTGCCCAGCCGCATACCTACCTTGCTGGAAGATTTTGGCAATCCTCCCCCCTACCTGAGCATTCCACAGCAATATGTTTCGTCTGCAATCAAGTCGGTACAAGATAGCAAGGGTTGGAAAATCGGTCTGGTTTGGCGCGGCAGCCGTCATCATGAACATGATAAAAAACGCTCACTTAAGCTACAAGATTTGTCTCCGTTATTTGAAATCACCACTTTGGATTTCTTCAGTTTCCAGATGGATGCACAGGCATGGGAATGGAACAGCATAAAATCGGGCTGGCGCATTAAGCCTATGCCCTTGGACGACACCGACATGGCGCGGATGGCTGCCGGTGTGATGCAGATGGATCTAGTGATCACAGTAGATACAGCCATAGCCCATTTGGCTGGTGCTTTAGGCAAGCCAGTTTGGATTCTATTGCACACCCCACCAGAGTGGCGCTGGCAACAGCAACTAGAAAACTCACCATGGTACCCAAGTGCGCGACTTTTCCGACAACAGCAAGAGGGAAGCTGGTCTGAGGTCATTGAAGAGGTTTCAACCACTCTTACAGCCTTGAGACATAACCAAATATCTCTTAATGATTTTAGCGCCCAACACACGACTTATGTGGACACAACGCCATCTGATCCCGTGCGTGTTTTGCAACGTAAAGGAGAGCAAGCCTTTGCACACAAACAATGGCATGAGGCATTAAATTATTATCAACAGATACACCAGTATCAACCAGATCATACGCAGCATATCGAAATGCTTGCGACACTCTGCTTAAAACTCAAGCAATTTTCGCAAGGACTTCAATATATTCAACATGGCCTGTCCAGAGATCAAACACAGGAACAGCTCCATCACATCCAAGGCATCATACTGGCCGAACAAGGCAATCTTCGGCAGGCTTTGGCCAGCTTTGAACGTGCTTTGGATATTGCCCCTCACTTCGCCGAAGTACACCACAATCGAGGCCACGCTCTACGCAGGCTCAAACACACAGATGCCGCACTGCAAGCGTACCATTCAGCCGCCACATTAGACCCGGAATCCTACACCTGCCTGCTGCATATTGGACATCTACAGATGCAGCGCAAACAACATGAAAAAGCCATTGCTGCTTACCAGGGGGTTTTAGCCTTTGTGCCGGATCATTACACTGCGCACCTAAACCTAGCATTGGCGCTGAAAGCCTGCAAACGCTATGAGCTGGCCATACACCACGCTAAAACTTCCTGCCGCCTACGCCCGGACCAAGCCAGCCCCTATATTAATTTAGGGGCCATTTACAATGCACAAGGACGCACCGAAGACGCTATTCAGATCTATCAGAAGGCGCTGTACACCGATGGCGGAAGCGCCATGGCTCATGTGAATTTAGCCTCAACTTATTTGGATCAAGGGAACAACCAAAAAGCCATGCAGTTGCTAGAACGCGCCACGGCACTGGATCCTAATTATGCCGAAGCTTATCTGCATCGATCTTTTGAGCACTTTCGAACACGTCGCTGGCGGAATGCCTTTCTAGACTATGAGTGGCGTTGGCAGACCAACCGACTGAGTCAACGCCGCCTGGGCAAACCGGTGTGGGATGGCCGCGCCGCTCCCAATCAAACCCTTTATGTCTGGGTAGAACAGGGCATGGGAGATACCTTCCAATTCCTGCGTTATCTGCCCCTGATTCGTACCATGGTGGGGCGCATTATCTTAAGCTGCCAAAAACCAATGGTTGGCCTGCTACGGCAGATGAAGGCACTGGACACCGTTATTGCCATTGATGAAAAGCCTCCAGCCTTTGATCAACACATTTCATTATTGAGTGTGCCATCACGGCTATTGGGACTGGTAGATACCCCACCAACCACCATTCCCTATTTGGCCCCTTCTACAGAACGGGTGCGTTATTGGGCACAGCGACTGGCTGCTATAGATGGCTTTCGAATTGCTGTCGCTTGGCAAGGAAACCCTGCCTTTCCCAATAATGAAAATCGCTCTTTCCCTGCGGCACAACTCCTTCCCGTAGCCAACCTTCCCAATGTCCACCTTATTGCCATACAGGTGGGGGATGAGGCATTGGCTCAGCTTGAACATCTGCCGCCCAATGTACCAATTATTGGTCTAGAACCAGGCCTACAGGATTTTGCGGATACTGCTGCAGTGATGATGAATGTGGATCTGATTATTACCGTAGATACCGCCTTGGCCCATCTGGCTGGTGCTTTGGGTCGTCCTTTATGGCTGGCGGTGCATGATACTGCGGACTGGCGCTGGGTCGATGGTGCCGAAGATAATCCCTGGTACCCTACTCTTCGCATCTTCAAACAGTCCAAGCCCAAAGTATGGCAGACCGTATTCCTGGAGATCCGACGCGCACTGCTGGCCCATTTAAAACATGCTGCGCCGCTCTTGTCATCAAAACCCCTGGAACTGGAATCAAATCCAACTGCACTGGATTCAATGGAAGATTTCATACCACGATTTTTGGAGGCCATCCAACAGCTAGAGCGCTTCCCCGATGCCGAGATCGAGCCAATGTTTACGGAACTGTGTACCTATGCACCGCACTATCCACCACTACTCCATCTCGAAGGTTTTTCAGCTTGGCGCCAAGGGGTACACGACTTAGCCTTTGAAAAACTCAGTCTTGCAGTAACTTTAGCGCCCTGGTGTGCCACCTACGTTTCCCACCGAGGTCTTCTTGCCCATGAACTGGCACGTGCGGCTCAGGCTGAAGCAGATCTCAAACAGGCCATTAAACTGGAACCTGAAGAAGCAGAACATCATTTTAACTTAGGAAATTTCTACAAACAAAACAACCAACTGGATCACGCACAACAGGCACTGAACAGAGCACTTAAAAAACAGCCCACTCATTACAAAAGCATCGTCAATCTAGGAAATATCTTATTGCAGCAAAACCTTGCCCAAGAAGCCGTTGCGCACTACTCCAAGGCCATATCCCTGCAGCCAGACACCCCATCCGCGCATTTCAATCTGTCACGGGCCCAACTCATTCAAGGACACTGGCAGAAAGGTTTTGCCGCCTATGAATGGCGTTGGCGCATGCCTAATATTGGGGTACGCCAGTTACCCTGGCCTCATTGGGATGGCACCCCAGACCCAGACGGTCATTTGTATCTACACAGTGAACAGGGGTTTGGTGACCTAATTCACTTTATCCGCTTTCTACCTTTGGTCACCCGTTACTTCAGACTGGTAAGCATTTCAGTGCCAGTAGAAATTCTACCGTTGTTTGCCACGCTTCCACTACAGATCAATTGGCTGGAGAAGGACCATACACCAGAGCAGGCCACCTGTTTTTGCTCTCTTTTGAGCTTGCCTTTCGTGCTGGGATTAAGTGATGCCCAAGTTGAAGCTTCCTGGCAGGGACCCTATCTATCTCCTCCACTTTCTTATTCAGAAAATAAGGATTTACAGGGTGAACAGAGCCTAAAAAAAGTTGGCCTGTGCTGGCGAGGGAAGTCCACGCACAGTAATGATGAGAAACGGTCCATGCCATGGGACAAACTGGAGCCGCTATTCGATCAAGCAGGGTGGCAATTCCATGACCTGCAATGGGATGCCCCGAATCTCGCCAAACCTGACGAACCGGGTCGACATGACCGACTAATAGGCCATTTACCCTGGACAGACTTTTTGCAACTGGCGCAAGCTATCGACTCACTTGATCTTGTCATCAGCGTAGACACGGCAACCGCCCATCTGGCTGCTGCCATGGGTAAGCCCGTATGGTTGTTGCTTGCCCATCATCCAGATTGGCGCTGGGCGTTGGATCACAAAACCACACATTGGTATCCTACGATGCGTCTATTCCGTCAACCTCAGCCCGGTGCGTGGGATAGCGTTATAGAGGCAATTACAGACACTCTCACAACCCTTGGATCTGACACCCTTTGA